Proteins from a genomic interval of Helicobacter pylori Shi112:
- the hopQ gene encoding Hop family adhesin HopQ produces the protein MKKMKKTILLSLTLAASLLHAEDNGVFLSVGYQIGEAVQKVKNADKVQKLSDAYESLNKLLTNNDGSGSKTSAQAINQAVNNLNERAKKLTSGTTQSPAYQATLLALKSVLGLWNSIGYAVVCGGYVNRPGEGHKNFHYTDENGNGTKINCGGFINSNGQVQNNSGTNLLPAAKNSSLSIKQYEAIHEAYQILSKALKESGLAPLNSKGGKLEAHVTTSVDQQGNNHETKTTTSVIDTTNGAQNLLTYAQTIVNTLKDYCPMLIAKSSNGMSSSTNAPSWQTAGGGKNACETFGTEFGAISDMINNAQNIVKETQQLSANQPKNITQPHNFNLNTPSSLTALAQKMLKNAQSQAEILKLANQVESDFSKLSSGHLKDYIGKCDASAISSANMAMQNQKSNWGNGCAGVEETLASLKESNASFDSQTPQINQEQNLANTLIQELGNNPFRSAGMIASSATNNGAMNGLGVQVGYKQFFGEKKRWGLRYYGFFDYNHAYIKSNFFNSASDVWTYGVGSDLLFNFINDKKTNFLGKNNHFSMGLFGGIALAGTSWLNSQFVNLKTISNVYSAKVNTANFQFLFNLGLRTNLARPKKKDSHHAAQHGMELGVKIPTINTNYYSFLDTKLEYRRLYSVYLNYVFAY, from the coding sequence ATGAAAAAAATGAAAAAAACGATTCTACTTTCTCTGACTCTTGCGGCGTCATTGCTCCATGCTGAAGATAACGGCGTTTTTTTAAGCGTGGGTTATCAAATCGGTGAAGCGGTTCAAAAAGTGAAAAACGCCGACAAGGTGCAAAAACTTTCAGACGCTTATGAAAGCTTAAACAAGCTTTTAACCAACAATGATGGCTCAGGCTCAAAGACAAGCGCGCAAGCGATCAATCAAGCGGTTAATAATTTGAACGAACGCGCCAAGAAATTAACCAGTGGGACGACCCAATCCCCCGCTTATCAAGCCACGCTTTTAGCGCTTAAGTCGGTGCTAGGGCTATGGAATAGCATCGGCTATGCAGTCGTTTGTGGAGGCTATGTGAACAGACCAGGTGAAGGGCACAAAAATTTCCACTACACCGATGAGAATGGCAACGGCACCAAAATCAATTGCGGTGGATTCATAAACTCTAATGGCCAAGTTCAAAATAATAGTGGCACGAATCTTTTGCCAGCAGCCAAAAACTCTTCTCTATCCATTAAGCAATACGAAGCAATCCATGAAGCCTATCAAATCCTTTCAAAAGCTCTAAAAGAATCCGGACTCGCCCCTTTAAACAGCAAAGGCGGCAAATTAGAAGCGCATGTGACCACTTCAGTGGATCAACAAGGTAATAATCATGAAACTAAAACGACAACTTCTGTGATCGATACAACAAACGGCGCGCAAAATCTTTTAACTTATGCGCAAACGATCGTCAATACCCTAAAAGATTATTGCCCCATGTTGATAGCGAAATCCAGTAATGGTATGAGCAGTAGCACAAACGCCCCTTCATGGCAAACAGCCGGTGGCGGCAAAAATGCATGCGAGACTTTTGGCACGGAATTTGGCGCTATTTCAGACATGATCAATAACGCTCAAAACATCGTAAAAGAAACCCAACAACTCAGCGCCAACCAACCAAAAAATATCACACAACCTCATAATTTCAACCTTAACACCCCTAGCAGTCTTACGGCTTTAGCGCAAAAAATGCTCAAAAACGCGCAATCTCAAGCAGAAATTTTAAAGCTGGCCAATCAAGTGGAGAGCGATTTTAGCAAACTTTCTTCAGGCCATCTTAAAGACTACATAGGGAAATGCGACGCGAGTGCTATAAGTAGTGCAAACATGGCAATGCAAAATCAAAAGAGCAACTGGGGGAATGGGTGTGCAGGCGTGGAAGAAACCCTAGCTTCGCTAAAAGAAAGCAACGCTTCTTTTGATAGCCAAACGCCACAAATCAATCAAGAGCAAAATCTCGCTAACACCCTTATCCAAGAGCTTGGCAATAACCCTTTTAGAAGTGCAGGCATGATCGCTTCTTCAGCCACGAATAACGGGGCGATGAATGGCCTTGGGGTGCAAGTGGGTTATAAGCAATTTTTTGGAGAAAAGAAAAGATGGGGGTTAAGGTATTATGGTTTCTTTGATTACAACCATGCCTATATCAAATCCAATTTCTTTAACTCGGCTTCTGATGTATGGACTTATGGGGTGGGCAGCGATTTATTGTTTAACTTCATCAACGATAAAAAAACCAACTTTTTAGGCAAGAACAACCATTTTTCTATGGGGCTTTTTGGAGGCATCGCGCTAGCAGGGACTTCATGGCTTAATTCTCAATTTGTGAATTTAAAAACCATCAGCAATGTCTATAGCGCTAAAGTGAATACGGCCAACTTCCAATTTTTATTCAATTTAGGCTTGAGAACCAATCTCGCTAGACCTAAGAAAAAAGATAGCCATCATGCGGCTCAACATGGCATGGAATTGGGCGTGAAAATCCCTACCATTAACACGAATTACTATTCTTTTTTAGACACTAAACTAGAATACCGAAGGCTTTATAGCGTGTATCTCAATTACGTGTTTGCCTATTAA
- the deoD gene encoding purine-nucleoside phosphorylase, protein MTPHINAKIGDFYPQCLLCGDPLRVSYIAKKFLQDAKEITNVRNMLGFSGKYKGKGISLMGHGMGIASCTIYVTELIKTYQVKELLRIGTCGAISPKVGLKDIIMAMGASTDSKTNRVRFLNHDLSATPDFELSLRAYQTAKRLGIDLKVGNVFSSDFFYSFETHAFDLMAQYNHLAIEMEAAGLYATAMELSAKALCLCSVSDHLITKEALSPKERVESFDNMIILALEMMAQ, encoded by the coding sequence ATGACCCCTCACATCAACGCCAAAATCGGCGATTTTTACCCTCAATGCCTTTTATGCGGCGATCCTTTAAGGGTGAGCTACATTGCGAAAAAATTCTTACAAGACGCCAAAGAGATCACGAATGTGCGTAACATGCTAGGATTTAGCGGGAAGTATAAGGGTAAGGGGATTTCTTTAATGGGGCATGGCATGGGCATTGCGTCATGCACGATTTATGTTACAGAGCTCATTAAAACCTATCAGGTTAAAGAGCTTTTAAGGATTGGCACTTGCGGGGCGATTAGCCCAAAAGTTGGCCTGAAAGACATCATCATGGCGATGGGGGCTTCAACGGATTCTAAAACCAATCGGGTGCGTTTTTTAAACCACGATTTGAGCGCGACGCCTGATTTTGAATTGAGTTTAAGAGCGTATCAAACGGCAAAGCGTTTGGGTATTGATTTGAAAGTGGGCAATGTTTTTTCAAGCGATTTTTTCTATTCTTTTGAAACGCATGCCTTTGATTTAATGGCCCAATACAACCACTTGGCTATTGAAATGGAAGCGGCAGGGTTATACGCCACGGCGATGGAATTGAGTGCTAAGGCTTTATGCTTATGCTCGGTTTCAGATCACTTGATCACTAAAGAAGCCTTAAGCCCTAAAGAAAGGGTAGAAAGCTTTGATAACATGATAATTCTGGCTTTAGAGATGATGGCGCAATGA
- a CDS encoding phosphopentomutase, with the protein MQKRVVILLLDSFGIGASEDARDFGDLGANTLGNIAKACFNNLADSNDRNGALKLPYLESLGLGLSALKAANELPLGFESKPNLIGAYAYAKELSSAKDTISGHWEMMGAPVLFEWGYFKDKNNSFPKEILDEIARKTKIKGYLGNCHASGTEIIKDLGEKHLETLYPIFYTSADSVFQIAAHEEKFGLDNLYTLCEEAFQILEPLKIARVIARPFIGANREDFKRTAHRKDYAIKPHKKLLFEKFIEEKQGEVISIGKIADIYAHVGITQKFKAGSLMELCDVTLEQVKNAKNNSLIFTNFVHFDSDYGHRRDISGYANALEYFDARLKEILENLRENDLLILCADHGCDPSFKGTDHTREYIPVLFYHKDLQPAFLGKSESFADIGQSIAYFLGLSPLDYGKNLLNFKGQS; encoded by the coding sequence ATGCAAAAAAGAGTGGTAATCTTATTATTGGATTCTTTTGGTATAGGGGCTAGTGAAGACGCTAGAGATTTTGGCGATTTGGGAGCGAACACTTTAGGCAATATTGCTAAGGCTTGTTTCAACAACCTGGCTGATTCTAACGATCGCAATGGGGCTTTGAAACTGCCTTATTTAGAGAGTTTGGGTTTAGGGTTGAGCGCTTTAAAAGCCGCCAATGAATTGCCCTTAGGCTTTGAATCTAAACCTAATCTAATAGGGGCTTACGCTTACGCTAAAGAACTTTCTAGCGCTAAGGATACGATTTCTGGGCATTGGGAGATGATGGGCGCGCCCGTTCTTTTTGAGTGGGGGTATTTTAAAGACAAAAACAATTCCTTCCCTAAAGAAATTTTAGATGAAATTGCGCGTAAAACTAAGATTAAGGGCTATTTAGGGAATTGCCACGCATCAGGGACAGAAATCATTAAAGATTTAGGCGAAAAGCATTTAGAAACTCTATACCCCATTTTTTACACTTCAGCGGATTCGGTGTTTCAAATCGCTGCACATGAAGAAAAATTTGGATTGGATAATCTTTATACTCTTTGTGAAGAAGCGTTTCAAATTCTAGAGCCTTTAAAGATCGCCAGAGTGATCGCAAGGCCTTTTATTGGCGCAAATAGAGAGGATTTCAAACGCACCGCTCATCGCAAAGACTATGCGATAAAGCCCCATAAAAAATTGCTTTTTGAAAAATTCATTGAAGAAAAACAAGGCGAAGTCATTAGCATTGGAAAAATCGCTGATATTTACGCTCATGTGGGGATCACTCAAAAGTTCAAAGCCGGTAGTTTAATGGAATTATGCGATGTTACTTTAGAGCAGGTCAAAAACGCTAAAAACAACAGCTTGATTTTTACGAATTTTGTGCATTTTGATAGCGATTATGGGCATAGGCGCGATATTAGCGGGTATGCTAACGCTTTAGAGTATTTTGATGCGCGCTTAAAAGAGATTTTAGAAAATTTAAGGGAAAACGATTTGCTCATTCTTTGCGCCGATCATGGGTGCGATCCCAGCTTTAAAGGCACGGATCACACCCGAGAATACATTCCTGTTTTGTTCTATCATAAAGATTTGCAACCAGCCTTTTTAGGCAAGAGCGAGTCGTTTGCGGATATTGGGCAAAGCATCGCTTATTTTTTGGGATTAAGCCCCTTAGATTATGGCAAAAACTTATTAAACTTTAAAGGACAATCATGA
- a CDS encoding NupC/NupG family nucleoside CNT transporter yields MIFSSLFSVVGMAVLFLIAWVFSSNKRAINYRTIISAFVIQVALGALALYVPLGREMLQGLASGIQSVIGYGYEGVRFLFGSLAPNAKGDQGIGGFIFAINVLAIIIFFASLISLLYYLKIMPLVINLIGGALQKCLGTSKAESMSAAANIFVAHTEAPLVIKPYLKSMSDSEIFAVMCVGMASVAGPVLAGYASMGIPLPYLIAASFMSAPGGLLFAKIIYPQNETISSHADVSVEKHVNAIEAIANGASTGLNLALHVGAMLLAFVGMLALINGLLGVVGGFLGMEHLSLGLILGTLLKPLAFMLGIPWSQAGIAGEIIGIKIALNEFVGYMQFLPYLGDNPPLILSEKTKAIITFALCGFANLSSVAMLIGGLGSLVPKKKDLIVRLALKAVLVGTLSNFMSATIAGLFIGLNAH; encoded by the coding sequence ATGATTTTTAGCTCTCTTTTTAGTGTTGTAGGGATGGCGGTGCTTTTTCTTATTGCTTGGGTGTTTTCTAGCAATAAAAGGGCTATTAATTATCGCACGATTATCAGCGCGTTTGTGATCCAGGTGGCTTTAGGGGCGTTGGCTTTATATGTGCCTTTGGGTAGGGAAATGCTACAAGGTTTAGCTAGTGGCATACAAAGCGTGATTGGTTATGGCTATGAGGGGGTGCGTTTTTTATTTGGGAGTCTCGCTCCAAACGCTAAGGGCGATCAAGGGATAGGAGGCTTTATCTTTGCTATTAATGTTTTAGCGATCATTATCTTTTTTGCCAGTTTGATTTCACTCCTATACTATTTAAAAATCATGCCTTTAGTGATCAACCTCATCGGTGGGGCGTTGCAAAAATGCTTAGGCACTTCTAAAGCAGAAAGCATGAGTGCAGCGGCTAATATTTTTGTAGCGCACACAGAAGCGCCCTTAGTCATTAAACCTTATTTGAAAAGCATGAGCGATTCAGAGATTTTTGCAGTCATGTGCGTGGGCATGGCTAGCGTTGCGGGGCCGGTGTTGGCCGGGTATGCGAGCATGGGCATTCCTTTACCTTATTTAATAGCCGCTTCGTTTATGTCCGCTCCTGGGGGTTTATTGTTCGCTAAAATCATTTACCCGCAAAACGAAACCATTTCCAGCCATGCAGATGTTTCTGTAGAAAAGCATGTCAATGCCATAGAAGCTATCGCTAATGGGGCAAGCACAGGGCTAAATTTAGCTTTGCATGTGGGAGCGATGCTTTTAGCCTTTGTGGGGATGCTTGCGCTCATTAACGGGCTTTTAGGGGTTGTAGGGGGGTTTTTAGGCATGGAGCATTTGTCTTTGGGGTTGATTTTAGGCACGCTCTTAAAACCCTTAGCTTTTATGCTAGGCATTCCTTGGAGCCAGGCCGGGATTGCTGGAGAAATCATAGGCATTAAAATCGCGCTCAATGAATTTGTGGGCTATATGCAATTTTTACCTTATTTGGGCGATAACCCTCCTCTAATCTTGAGCGAGAAAACTAAAGCGATCATCACTTTTGCGTTGTGCGGGTTTGCTAACTTAAGCTCAGTCGCTATGCTTATTGGGGGGCTTGGCAGTTTAGTGCCTAAAAAGAAAGATCTCATTGTAAGGCTTGCTTTAAAAGCGGTGCTTGTAGGCACGCTTTCTAATTTCATGAGCGCGACTATCGCTGGGTTATTCATAGGGCTAAACGCTCATTAA
- a CDS encoding DnaJ domain-containing protein gives MYYGSDLEKYYKILKCSPTDSLDTIKKAYRKLASEYHPDKIQSKDLPEAFIIFANEKLKEINHAHEMIVKSRKEEKI, from the coding sequence ATATACTATGGCTCTGATCTAGAAAAATACTATAAAATCCTAAAATGCTCCCCAACAGACAGCCTGGATACGATTAAAAAAGCTTACAGGAAATTAGCGTCAGAATACCACCCCGACAAGATTCAGTCTAAAGATCTGCCAGAAGCTTTTATCATCTTTGCCAACGAAAAACTCAAAGAAATCAACCATGCCCATGAAATGATTGTAAAATCCAGAAAAGAAGAGAAAATTTAA
- a CDS encoding MFS transporter, with protein MRFLGLFIVLPIISLYADSFHSSSPLLVGLAVGGAYLTQIVFQTPMGILSDKIGRKVVVMVCLLLFLIGSLVCFIANDIVWLVIGRFIQGMGALGGVVSAMVADEVKEEERTKAMAIMGAFIFISFTISMAIGPGVVAFLGGAKWLFLLTAILTLLSLLMLLKVKDAPKISYQIKNIKAYQPNSKALYLLYLSSFFEKAFMTLIFVLIPLALVNEFHKDESFLILVYVPGALLGVLSMGVASVMAEKYNKPKGVMLSGALLFIVSYLCLFLADSSFLGKYLWLFILGVAFFFIGFATLEPIMQSLASKFARAHEKGKVLGQFTTFGYLGSFVGGVSGGLSYHHLGVSNTSLIVVALGLIWGLSLFLLNNPSKQKNVYFPLDAYNEEQFETLEDKIIEWYVNISEEIIIVKYNSDHISEEEIIRLAQNFRK; from the coding sequence TTGCGGTTTTTGGGGCTTTTCATTGTTTTGCCCATCATCAGTTTGTATGCGGATAGTTTCCATTCAAGCAGTCCCTTGCTTGTGGGGTTGGCTGTGGGCGGAGCGTATCTTACGCAAATTGTTTTTCAAACCCCCATGGGCATTCTTAGCGATAAGATAGGCCGTAAAGTGGTGGTTATGGTGTGCTTGTTGTTGTTTTTAATTGGCTCGTTAGTGTGCTTTATAGCAAATGATATTGTTTGGCTCGTTATAGGGCGCTTCATTCAAGGCATGGGGGCTTTAGGGGGGGTTGTTAGCGCGATGGTGGCGGATGAAGTGAAAGAAGAAGAGCGCACTAAAGCCATGGCAATCATGGGAGCGTTTATTTTCATTAGCTTCACCATAAGCATGGCGATTGGCCCTGGGGTTGTGGCGTTTTTGGGGGGGGCAAAATGGCTCTTTTTACTCACTGCGATCTTAACTCTATTGAGTTTATTGATGCTTTTAAAAGTCAAAGATGCCCCTAAAATTTCTTACCAAATCAAAAACATAAAAGCTTACCAACCCAACTCTAAAGCCCTGTATCTTTTGTATCTAAGCTCTTTTTTTGAAAAAGCGTTCATGACGCTTATTTTTGTGCTGATCCCTTTAGCCTTAGTGAATGAATTTCATAAAGATGAAAGCTTTTTGATCTTGGTGTATGTGCCTGGAGCCTTATTAGGGGTTTTAAGCATGGGAGTGGCGAGCGTTATGGCTGAAAAATACAATAAGCCTAAAGGGGTAATGCTTTCTGGTGCGCTGTTGTTTATTGTGAGTTATTTGTGCTTGTTTTTAGCCGACTCTAGCTTTTTAGGAAAATATTTATGGCTCTTCATTCTTGGGGTGGCGTTTTTCTTTATTGGCTTTGCCACCTTAGAGCCTATCATGCAATCTTTAGCGTCCAAATTCGCCAGAGCGCATGAAAAAGGCAAGGTTTTAGGGCAATTCACTACTTTTGGCTATTTGGGGAGCTTTGTTGGGGGCGTGAGCGGGGGGTTGAGCTACCATCATTTAGGCGTTTCTAACACAAGCTTAATTGTTGTAGCTTTAGGGCTTATTTGGGGGCTATCGCTTTTTTTACTCAACAACCCTTCCAAGCAAAAAAATGTCTATTTCCCCTTAGACGCTTACAATGAGGAACAATTTGAAACTTTAGAGGATAAAATCATTGAATGGTATGTTAATATTAGCGAAGAAATCATTATTGTGAAATATAATTCCGATCACATTAGCGAAGAAGAAATCATTCGCTTAGCGCAAAACTTTAGAAAATAA
- a CDS encoding tRNA 2-thiocytidine(32) synthetase TtcA has protein sequence MAYEISKKVLHIVGKTNATYKLIEEGDKVLLGLSGGKDSIMLACILARMQKHAPFKFDFKAVTVHYGLGEDLKWLSDLCQEQGIEHEIIYTQIAATINEKRREKSSFCSFCSRLRRGTLYSKALEEGYNKVAIAHHLDDAVESFFMNFTYNGSLRSMPPIYRAENGLLVIRPLIKVREASSIHFVTSQNIPVAPDCNCPAKQPTSDKPPIARLATKDFLKEMQNLHPHFFDSLENAFNNVQANSFSDSKYLDA, from the coding sequence ATGGCCTATGAAATTTCTAAAAAAGTCTTGCACATTGTAGGCAAGACCAACGCCACTTACAAACTCATAGAAGAAGGCGATAAAGTCTTATTAGGATTGAGTGGGGGCAAGGATTCTATCATGCTCGCTTGCATCTTAGCCAGGATGCAAAAACATGCCCCTTTCAAATTTGATTTTAAAGCGGTTACCGTGCATTATGGTTTGGGCGAAGATTTGAAATGGTTGAGCGATTTGTGCCAAGAGCAGGGCATTGAGCATGAGATCATTTACACCCAAATCGCTGCCACCATCAACGAAAAACGCCGTGAAAAAAGCTCGTTTTGTTCGTTTTGTTCTCGTTTGAGGAGAGGGACTTTGTATTCTAAAGCTTTAGAAGAAGGCTATAATAAAGTCGCTATCGCGCACCATTTAGATGACGCCGTAGAGAGCTTTTTTATGAATTTCACTTATAACGGGAGTTTAAGGAGCATGCCCCCCATTTATAGGGCTGAAAACGGCTTATTGGTGATCCGCCCTTTGATTAAGGTTCGAGAAGCCAGCAGCATTCATTTTGTCACTTCTCAAAATATCCCCGTCGCCCCTGATTGCAATTGCCCAGCCAAACAGCCCACCTCTGATAAGCCCCCTATCGCGCGATTAGCCACTAAAGATTTCTTAAAAGAAATGCAAAACTTGCACCCTCATTTCTTTGACAGCTTAGAAAACGCATTCAACAATGTTCAAGCGAACAGCTTTAGCGATTCTAAATATTTAGACGCTTAA
- a CDS encoding cation:proton antiporter, protein MHAEFFTFALIMLLIVMAPYMSRISRLPITVVEILFGSVGAYVGFIEPTKGFEIMSEIGFLFLMFLCGLEVEIYLFKKLGVSLLKRIFAYLLILYTLSFILTFSLNLEPIFMVIFPIISLGMIMTLVKDYRKEILWLDLVLKVGVIGELLSIFGLVVVDGVYSHGLGMDLIKDLGILIVFLILIIVAFQIFKTLFWWFPHLKLFVMPKSSQFNQDVRFSLMLFFSLVAIVVWLKIEMVLGAFLAGLVVSTFFPHKSELIHKLNDVGFGFFVPLFFIHVGSTLDLKLVFLSPHLILQGILIVIAMLSLHLITSTLLWRKYFKEAKHLFSFALGASMPLTFLVTTAAVGLKAQAISQNTYYALLMAAIFEGVLFTIAIKMLNKKA, encoded by the coding sequence ATGCATGCAGAATTTTTCACTTTCGCGCTCATTATGCTTTTAATTGTGATGGCCCCCTATATGTCTAGAATCTCTCGTTTGCCTATCACGGTTGTGGAGATTTTATTTGGATCTGTTGGGGCGTATGTGGGCTTTATTGAGCCAACCAAGGGCTTTGAAATCATGTCTGAGATTGGCTTTTTATTTTTAATGTTTTTATGCGGTTTAGAAGTAGAGATTTATTTGTTTAAAAAATTAGGGGTTTCTCTTTTAAAACGCATTTTTGCTTATCTGTTGATTTTATACACGCTTTCGTTCATCCTTACTTTTAGCCTTAATTTAGAGCCCATTTTCATGGTGATTTTCCCTATTATTAGTTTGGGCATGATCATGACTTTAGTCAAAGACTATCGTAAAGAGATTTTGTGGCTTGATTTGGTTTTGAAAGTGGGCGTTATTGGGGAATTATTAAGCATTTTTGGTTTGGTGGTCGTGGATGGGGTGTATTCGCATGGTTTGGGCATGGATTTGATTAAAGATTTAGGCATTCTCATTGTTTTTTTAATCTTAATTATCGTGGCGTTTCAAATCTTTAAGACTTTGTTTTGGTGGTTCCCGCATTTAAAGCTTTTTGTGATGCCTAAAAGCAGTCAGTTTAACCAAGATGTGCGTTTTTCGCTCATGCTCTTTTTTTCACTGGTTGCGATCGTGGTGTGGCTCAAAATAGAAATGGTTTTAGGGGCGTTTCTAGCGGGGTTAGTCGTTTCTACTTTTTTCCCTCATAAATCAGAGTTGATCCACAAGCTCAATGATGTGGGTTTTGGGTTTTTTGTGCCTTTGTTTTTCATCCATGTAGGCTCTACTTTAGACTTAAAATTAGTGTTTTTAAGCCCGCATTTGATTCTCCAAGGGATATTGATTGTCATAGCGATGTTAAGTTTGCACTTAATCACTTCAACCTTATTGTGGCGCAAATACTTTAAAGAAGCTAAGCATTTATTTTCATTCGCTTTAGGGGCTTCTATGCCTTTAACTTTTTTAGTAACCACAGCAGCGGTAGGCTTAAAAGCGCAAGCGATCTCACAAAACACCTACTACGCATTGCTCATGGCGGCTATTTTTGAAGGGGTATTATTCACGATTGCGATTAAAATGCTCAACAAAAAAGCTTGA
- a CDS encoding HP1184 family multidrug efflux MATE transporter translates to MHKDSVRKLFFYYFIPLAFSMISLSTYSMIDGMFVGKKLGKEAIAAVNIAWPIFPALVAYELLFGFGAASIVGYFLGQNKTHRARLVFSSVFYFVAISTFILSMALLPFSETIARLFGSNDALLSMSKRYIEIILMGAVFMVLHPLADVFVINDKRPILAMVAMLIGSLANIFFNYLFIFVLKVGVQGSAIATVIGHAIGVLVLMQHFLRKKGQLYFIKRFSLSSVISSAKSGVPQSTAEFSASVMILLFNTAIMHTAGERFVSVYGIVMYNAIIFFTTLFAISQGIQPIASFSYGARNLERVKEVFVFGLKAAFCIGIVFYGAYYFLDEFLIKLYLQPSEQDALFMQETKRAMNIYYVGYVFLGMTLLCAVFFQSIQRTKSSFIITLSHTLGFMVILLPILSHFYGINGVWVTYPIAQFLAFLVALGVTYYEIKKGVFTAYKEKNPIALKT, encoded by the coding sequence TTGCATAAAGATTCTGTAAGAAAGCTCTTTTTTTATTATTTTATCCCTTTAGCTTTTTCTATGATCTCACTTTCCACTTACTCTATGATAGATGGCATGTTTGTGGGCAAGAAACTGGGTAAAGAAGCTATCGCTGCGGTCAATATCGCATGGCCTATTTTCCCGGCGTTGGTGGCGTATGAATTGCTTTTTGGTTTTGGGGCAGCGAGTATTGTGGGGTATTTTTTGGGTCAAAATAAAACCCATAGGGCTAGGCTTGTGTTTAGCAGCGTGTTTTATTTTGTCGCTATAAGCACTTTTATTTTGAGCATGGCGTTATTGCCGTTTAGCGAAACTATCGCGCGCCTTTTTGGGAGCAATGACGCTTTATTGAGCATGTCCAAACGCTACATTGAAATCATTTTAATGGGAGCGGTTTTTATGGTTTTGCACCCTTTGGCGGATGTTTTTGTAATTAACGACAAACGCCCCATTTTAGCGATGGTAGCGATGCTGATTGGCTCGTTAGCGAATATCTTTTTCAACTACTTGTTTATTTTTGTTTTAAAAGTGGGGGTTCAAGGCAGCGCGATAGCCACCGTGATAGGGCATGCGATAGGGGTTTTAGTCTTAATGCAGCATTTTTTGCGCAAAAAAGGGCAATTGTATTTCATCAAGCGTTTTTCTTTGTCTTCAGTCATTTCTTCAGCTAAAAGCGGCGTGCCTCAAAGCACGGCAGAATTTAGCGCTTCTGTTATGATTTTATTGTTTAACACTGCTATCATGCACACTGCAGGGGAAAGGTTTGTGAGCGTGTATGGGATCGTTATGTATAATGCGATTATCTTTTTTACGACTTTGTTTGCGATTTCTCAAGGCATCCAACCGATTGCGAGCTTTAGCTATGGGGCTAGAAATTTAGAGCGCGTGAAAGAGGTGTTTGTCTTTGGTTTGAAAGCGGCGTTTTGTATAGGGATTGTTTTCTATGGCGCTTATTATTTCTTAGATGAATTTTTAATCAAGCTCTATTTACAGCCAAGCGAACAAGATGCACTCTTTATGCAAGAAACTAAAAGGGCGATGAATATTTATTATGTTGGCTATGTTTTTTTAGGCATGACTTTGTTGTGCGCGGTGTTTTTCCAATCCATCCAACGCACTAAAAGTTCGTTTATCATCACCCTTTCGCACACGCTAGGGTTTATGGTTATTTTATTGCCGATTTTAAGTCATTTCTATGGGATTAATGGCGTTTGGGTAACTTACCCTATCGCGCAATTTTTAGCGTTTTTAGTAGCGTTAGGGGTAACTTATTACGAAATCAAAAAAGGGGTTTTTACCGCTTATAAAGAGAAAAACCCTATCGCTTTGAAAACTTAA